AGTGTCAGCCATAGGCAGAGCCTCGGTCTGGACTCTCTCATGCTGTTCCATACTCCACAGTTCCTGAGCAGTATCTTCCAAAAGATCATCCAATACCTTTTCACTGAGAATGTCTGCATTTTCTGCAACctgctatttaaaaacaaacaaacaaacaaaaaaccacacacagagccaatgctagaaagaaagaaaaaagaaaacccaaaaacaacTGGGGGGAAAGAATGCTTACAAATCAAACATTTCTTACAGCAGCTCATGGAAATAATTCAGTTGTCATTTTAACTTTTCCCTTCaatgaaaatccaaataaattcctgttttccttccacCCACACAGTAAGCCAAATCAATAAAAACAGGTAGGAACAGAGTGTTCCTACCAATAAAAACAATGAATACGGAAAAAGCTTACTACACAACTATGTTCCCAAATTGAAGATGAAACTGCCACAGGTTCAGAGATCACCCAGGAATTCAAGAAAGTGAAGGCCCTCATCTTACAAAACACTCCACACACATTTAACTTATCATACAGGAACAGTCTCACAGCAGCTTCAGGTGGTAATGAGTAAATATATAGGATCCAGGCACAGCCATAGGTTTTTTTACCAATTTTACCAATTAGCCATGGTACGATATCACTATTCAATtatctgtattattttatatgaaaacatttttcccccaaGCAACTTTATGCATTCAAGGTCACATCAagcaaaaaatatacaaaagagaTAATGTTAGAAAGAGCTTTCTGATTGTTTCATATTGTACATGGTTACAAAACAATACTTTAGAAGGCACACATGCCCATACAATGACACTGTTTTAAAGATGTGGCTTATGTAAGTTGAAATTGCTAAGTTCGGGAAATCAGTACTACTTTTCCAGATGCATTCTGCTATATGGCAAAGATAAAAATTCATCTTAAATGTCAAACAACTTTACTCCATAACATACAGATAGAATATACCTTCTCAGCTGCATGAGGTAAAAGGTAGTTTATAAATGAAGAATCCTTCAAATGACAGTTTGTTTCCAAGGAGAGATTGATCttctaaataaaatgtaaatcctCTCATGATAATCAAGCTTTCTGTAGTATTAGTCATTAATATTACTACTCCAAATTTATTTAGTCATTAAATATGGTATTataagaattattaaaataacgTGGCGCTCCAGTCATGTTCAGCATGGAACTGTTATGACCATTCAAGAACAACTTAAAAATGCATCTACCTGACAAGAAGCTAACAAAAACATTTAATGCAGCTTTGCCAAACTTCATTACAGTAATTCAAGACCCACATACTGAAATGGAAATACACTCTCCAAATGTCCAAAATTGTGTTGACTACATAAATATGACTTGCATTAAGTTGAAAAGAAACTGTGTGTTGCCCCTTTGTGAATGTTTTACAGCTCTAAAGGCATCCTTCAAACAGTGGCATGAGCTTGACTGTACTACCTGTGTCCTATCTAATAGAGGTTCTAAGCGCTCTCGTACTGCCTTCTCAACTTTGTCTGCATACTGGGTTGGAGCAGCACTTTGTGACCTacacaaaaaagaacaaatgacaaTGCCATTCTGAAACTTGGTATGacaacaataatttaaaaaacccaaacacataaaTGTACTTTTTGGGGGACTGGTGGGAGTGGGGAGAAGATCATATCAGATCTGACACCATTTATTAGCTCTTCAGAGTAAGCCATTACCttaacttttgtattttttttgtttctcccctGCAAAGGTCAGTTAGAGCCTTCACTCTTCTTGAACTTTCTGCTTCAAGCCATGCTagtcttcaaaaataaaacagtgacaTAGAGGGTTACAAAACACACATTCTAACAACTGAAGAATGAAATCATGTGATTCTGAGTATTAGTTtagaaaacttgcaaaaaacTTTAGAGAGAAAAGTAATACTGACTTTAAGACCATATAAGCCAGGAAACTCTGTTGAGAACCAGGGATCTTCAATTATGTTTCTGCTACTGGCAAACAGGCAACTTCATGGCTATCCACAAATACTGCCCAGAGAGACAAGCTCCTTATATACCATGCACACTGTCTACTACAGATCCAGCAGCTGGATCTCAGCACTTGGATCTCCTGCTTCAACTGCCACAAACAGCAGTTCCAAAGCAAACTAAATTTGGGGAGCCCTATTTTTATAGGGCTCCCCAAATTTAAACTATATTCAGGTCTACAGGATGCTgaatatagtttaaaataaacaaatctgcACTCTATTACTGGCTAGGACAAAGATACATATTTTGTCCTTCTGGAACAGGGAGATAATATTTACCTTCTTACTGCAGTGCTGTGAATATCCATTCTGCATACTGTGTATTTTGTCAACGCCCTGCCTAGCACAGTTTGGCCTGTGACTCCCAGACAATACTTGGACCTAATCCAGGAAAAAGCATAAAGCAATGGCTCTTCCTGGGCTGTTTGAATGAGGTCACTTTGTGCCGAGCGGGAAAAGAATACAACCATCTGGTAGCAAGCTATGCTGTGCCACTTGCCTTCATGGTCTGACAGCCAAGCCAAATCCATCCTATTTACTAGTACAGATACAGCAGCATTTCCACAGGAAAGCAGGGTAAAGACGGGTTCCACTAGACTGTGAACATACCGCTTAGGTGAAACAGGCGGAGATGTAGGGTTTGGGGGCACGCAGGGCATTCTGCTCTCCTTAACAAGtcgtttgttttcttttagctgGAAAGCTATAGTTGTCTCTTGAAATCGGGCATGCTTTCGTTGAGGCTGTACCTGTCTTGATTTTAGAGATTTCAGCATTCCCTTAAAATTAACACAATCACATTAAAAACATATGTTCCTGTTGttgaatttttaaagtattttgcattCTGCTCCAGATTTTGTCTTGAAGTCATGCCTGCTGGCTTTGTTGCACAGTTGACATATGTGGAGGTTTTACAACTGATTTAAAGGGAAGTACAACTGTGCCTGAACAGAACATATGCTTAATGCTGCAACTATTATTTTTGCAAACAGTTCCACTTTTTCCAATGTTGCTCTTCATGGTGGAAAACTTCTTCAGAAATTTTCAGAATTAGACTCTATGTTAACTCTTAATAAATCCAAATAAAAGGTTTCCAAGGTAACATTTTATTCAGCCATGAAACTGTCATATTGCCATATTTGTATTTGCTAAAAGGACACTTAGACTAGTCCCATCAGTATGAATTATTGAAATGCTTAACCTTCCTGCTCACAGCCCTCACTGATAGATAGATATGGGAAGCAGTAAAATTTACATAGGCATACATCTATGTTACTGAATCAGATCTCATTCTTCAAGCTGAAGGTGATACtctgaggaagggggaaaaaaaaacatttaataaaaaaacccagctatcTGCAAAATTTAGCACTTTGAAATATTCTTTAAGGAACGTATTTGTTTGCATTACAGAAGCCTCTTGCTGGTTGCAAGAAGGACTTACCAGAAACCAGAATTTGTATTGTGAAGTTTTATAATTTCTGTAATCAGTGAAGTAAATCTGCCTAACTTCTATCCTCCTACTAACATTAGCATTAGCACAACGTTACTGCTGAGTGCATCTTTCATGACAGAGGATGACCcataagaggaaaatatttccgctttaatttcaaattgaaaaataacCATGCTAATTTCAAACATGAAACTAGTTTCGGTGAAAGTTTTCTTTGCTAATTCTGTTATTCATTGTTTCTAGTTGTACAGTGCATTTCCAAGGAACAATAACACTACTTTCAAAGAACATTTGATAAAAAAGACGTAACCACTAGAAATAATGTAGGCAGATGACATAGTTTATCCCCCTACGCCTCCTagctcagaataaaaaaattgtgAGGAAGTATAAAGCTTGACAGTGTCTTACATTATATAACAAATCCCAGAGGACAAGTAGAAGAAAGCATAAATTCTTTTATCACTTCCATACCTGTGATTTTGCAGGTAATAACacacttttcttcttcaaagggcCACTGTCAAGGATGGGATCTTTTTTTACATCTCTAGCTCTCATCAATGGGTCTGTGCTTCCTTGCAAAGTGGCATTTCTCTCTGGAGTAGGTGGGTCATTTTCTTCTCGGAATTTATTGTGCCATGTATGAGCACAACTGTTTGCCTTCTGAACTGCTGAAATATTTGCAACATGTCATTGTTTATCTGtatcaaaaataataaacaaacttTCAACTGTAAGTTGAAAGGGGCAAGAATCACTTTTATTTCTACATCTGATACTTCTGTTATGCTAGGTATACCTAATAATGAACTTTTAAGCTctaccataatttaaaaaaatcaaataaaaaaagaaaaaaacccacccttgtATTTCCTGACAAGTATTAAATAAATTGTCTTTCTTACACTGTTTCAATGAACAGGAGATTGTGGGgtttatgtgcatttttatatgtatatagatatttgaaaatacacatatatatatgaaagtcATGGGAAAGCCTTTTGGTCGTAATTGCCATATGAGGTCTAGGCAGTGGtaacaaaacattcttttttagGCAGCAAGACACGTGGAAACCATTAGATGCTTGTCTATACTGTGTCTCTGGACTGCCAAAGATGAATTAATCTCATAGAATTCTTCTTGTCCTTACCTAAGGGTAGAAAGGAATACTTAATATTCTAGTAAAAACCACTTAATATTCTAGTAAAAACCAGTATGAGGTATGAGAAAGACacctcaaagaagaaaaacaattaatatAGGTTatataataatgtaataaattatAATGGCTTTCATGAGGTGTCAAAATACTTCAGGTAGTAAATTTATCTCACAACACCTTGAGAAAGAATAAAGCCCATTTCCTTTCATATAAGAAGTAAAAGAACAATAAAGTAAACCAATTCCCAAAGGTTGCATGGCGAACTAGTAGTGAAGAAAACAAAGTCTTCAGCTTAACTATCAGTTAACATGTCTCTAGGTACTGAAACTGTGACTACTGTGCAGAAGACATTAACATTAATGAACTGGCAAGAATAAAACACAGCCACCTCTCTCAAAAGTAGAGTAACTGCACAAACCAAGGAAATTCTGAGCCAAGGCTTCAGTATATCTTTTCACTGTAAACAGTTAAACAACGATAGCTTTGTTGGAGATTTGCTAACAGTCAGTGACTTTGCATTCCAAAAACATATTTATACAGTATCTTCTAGGTAGATATTTGGAAATATTCTGTATGCACCATTAATGTCAACTTGCAAATAGCCATTTAGGTGTACACTGCAGAAAAACAATCCAAGTGTAGCCCATGGTaaaagaaatggacaaaaataGGAAGAACATGATGACACTAATAATATAGTTATAAAGAGGCATATAAACCTGCAGGTCTATCATCTCAGGGGAACagctaaaaaaaatgcataaCGTGGCTATGTGAATCTGATAACTATGTATGGGTGGTTATACACTTCTGACCAACAATACATAACATACTACAAAATTGAATTGCAGATGGTAAGTtaactgataaaaatgtatttaataattcaaaatacaAACCAGTCAAGAGACTCCTGGCAGCTGGAGGTTTTCTAGGTTCTTGCCCATACTGTCCCTTTAAGATGAGaggtttattttctccttttggagATGTAAGCTGCTTTCTGGCTGGAAATGTCTCAGTGTTCCTTGGAGATTTGCCCTGAGatgctgaaatacatttcttcacttttttgggcgtttgtttcttttccagcagtGAATTCAGATCCTGCACCAAATATTTAGAATGTTAATTACTCTCTCAATAAACCTGATGTAATAATGAGAAGGAAATTCAAGACATTCTAAGCAGTTGGAacttttttggtgtggttttggtttttgtggtagTGATTATTCCTGATAGCTTGTTCATGCAGAAGCTTCTTCATTTTATTaactttaataataatatttaaggAGGTGAacaccctccttgcccacctcgccttcccaggtgcctctgtacaacaggtatgacgccctggaggtggaaggccagtcaatggaggagggggatgacagtccatctacaccagaggtgtcacccagggcagaagaacatacctctcgtattaacaccacctccacaaggaagagaagacaggttatagttgtgggcgactcccttctgaggggaaccaagggtccgatatgccggacggaccctcctcttagggaagtctgctgcctccgggggcccgggtgaaggagaTCACGAGGacactccctagcctggtacggcccttggactattagcccctactgctcttccatgtggggggcgatgaagctgcaacacaaagtcctagggcaatcgaaagagacttcagggccttgggacggctggtaagggactctggagcacaggttattttctcctctctccttccagttgtgggcagtgacactagaaggaacagggatacccaatctattaactcatggctccgtggctggtgtcatcaccacaattttgggttttttgataatggtaaggcctacacagcaccaggtttccTGGCAtttgatgggattcatctttctcaaaggggaaagacaatctttgctcaggagcttgcagggctcatcgacagagctttaaactagactcgaagagGGAGGGGAATAACATCAGGCTTGCCCgaaggaagctgagggacgacgtgccacggttagagggagcaggtgccagcgagggcactcagcctgtgtctctgagatgtgcggggtacgctggggcacagctgaagttgaacagagttgagctaggggatactgaggcaataggagccaagagggaaatgccagtgaaacgcctcaaagaacacaaggggtgttcttctatgaaggagacacggacgacagcccagctgaagtgcctctacaccattGCACGcggcatgggcaacaagcaggaggagctggaagccattgtacatcaggaaaactatgatatggttgccatcatggaaacatggtgggatgactcgcacaactggagtgcagcgatggatggctataaactcttcaggagggatacgCAAGGCacgagaggcggtggggtagccctgtatgttagggagtgtttggatagtttagagcttgatgatggtgacaatagggtggagtgtctatgggtaagaatcagggggaaggccaacagggcagatattgtggtggagtctgttacagaccacccaaccaggatgagaaggcagacgaactattctataagcagctgggagaagcatcacgatcactagcccttgttcttgtgggggacttcaacctaccagatgtctcctggaaatacaatacagcagagagaaaacagtctaggaggttcctagagcatgtggcagataacttcctaaatcagctggtgagggagccaactagggaaggtgccccgctagacctcttgttcacgaacagagaaggacttgtgagccatgtgatgatggttggaggccgtcttgggcagagtgatcacaaaatgatagagtttttgatacatggagaagtgaggaggggggtcagcagaactgctaccttagacttccggagggcagactttggcctatttaggagactgatCAACAGAGTcacctgggaggcagccctaaagggcaaaggagtccaggaaggctggacattctttaaggaggaagtcctaaaggcacaagagcaggctgtccccaggtgccgaaagacaagccggcagGGAaaaagactggcctggctgaatagagagctctggctagaactcaggaaaaagaggagagtctatgacctctggaagaaggggcaggcaactcaggaggactacaaaggtgtagcaagactgtgcagggagaaaattagaagggccaaagctgagctagagctcaatctggctgctgccataagagacaacaaaaaatacttcttcaaatacattagcagcaaaaggagagctaaggagaatgtCCAGCCTCTATTCGATatgggagggaacatagtgacaaaggatgaggaaaaggctgaggtacttaacaccttcttcacctcagtctttaatagtaagaccaattgttctcctgttacccagccccctgagtcggaagatagggacagggaccagaacggagcccccataatccagggggaaatggttagtgacctgctgcaccacttagacactcacaagtctatggggcctgatgagatccacccgagagtactgaaggaactggcagatgcgctcaccaagccgctttccatcatttaccagcagtcctggctaactggggaggtccctgctgactggagattagcaaatgtgacacccatctacaagaagggccggaaggaggacccagggaactacaggcctgtcagcctgacctcggtaccggggaagctgatggagcagatcatcttgagtgccatcacacagctcacagaggataaccaagggatcaagcccagccagcatgggttcaggaaaggcaggtcctgcttgaccaacctgatctccttctatgacaaggtgacccacctagtggatgaggaaaaggctgtggatgttgtctatctagacttcagtaaagccttcgacactgtttcccacagcattctcctggagaaaatggctgctcatggcttggacgggtgtactcgtcgctgggtaaagaactggctggatggccgggcccaaacagtggtggtgaatgggGTTAACTCCACTTGGCGGatggtcaccagtggtgttccccagggctctgtgttggggccagttctgtttactatctttatcaatgatctggacaaggggatcgagtgcaccctcagtcagtttgcagatgacaccaagttgtgtgggagtcttgatctgcttgagggggggaaggctctagagaggggtctggacaggctggatcgatgggccgaggccaattgtacgaggttcaacaaggccaagtgcaaggtcctgcacttgggccacagcaaccccatgcaacgctacaggcttggggaagagtggctggaaagctgcccagcagagaaggacctgggggtattggtcaatAGCTGCCTGATTATGAGctagcagcgtgcccaggtggccaagaaggccaatggcatcctggcttgtatcagaaatagcgtgaccagcaggactagggcagtgatcgtccccctgtactcggtactggtgaggccacacctcgaatgctgtgttcagttttgtgcccctcactacaagagagacattgaggggctggagcgtgtccagagaagggcaacggagctggggaagggtctggagcacaaggctgatggggagcggctgagggaactggggttgtttagcctggagaaaaggaggctcggggagacctcatcgctctctacaactacctgaaaggagggtgtagagaggtgggggtcagtctcttctcccaggtaacaagtgataggacgagaggaaatggcctcaagttgtgccaggggaggtttagactggatattaggaaattttacttcactgaaagggttctccagcattggaacaggctgcccagggaagtggttgagtctccatccctggaggtatttaaaagacgtttggatgaggtgcttatggacatggtgtagtggtggtcttggtagtgtggggtttacggttggacttgatgatcttaaaggtcttttccaacctatacaattctgtgattctgtgaaatcttaCAGAAAAGGCTTGCATTTTTGTATTTACAACTGACTCCAGCAAATGATCTGCTTGCAGCATATTCAAAAAAAATGGACATGAAggctacagacaaaaaaaaaaagcccacatgACTATGGTAAGATAGACAGACAGTTCTTCCAATTCTAAGTCCAAACTTAAAGAATTCTACCTCCTTTCTTGTTCCCAGGCAGTTGGCACTTTTACTGTTCTCATAAGCATTTcagaacactaaaaataaaaacacagcccCTAGaacaatattttaaggaaaataaaatatcttatgGCTATTGTATCAGTTGCTTGTattcaaattaattaaatactGGCTTCATAATAGTTCAGTTTACATAGgttcttacttaaaaaaataatcttgtagGTAGGAACTGCAGCAGGAAATGTGAATCAGAACTTTTCTATTATACCAACATGTTTTAAGACATCAGATATCACTAACAAAAGCCATTTGAAGGGCATAGAGCTTAAGTAACTCTTGGAGCTACAACTTTATGTTCTGCCTGGACAATTCTGCACCCACCACCAGCTGTGACGCTCAGGTGCTCATCACTAATCCTGATGACTAAAGCATGCATTGCAAAACAATAAACACATAGCTTACAACAATGTATAAAATACAATTCTTTCAGTCCTGAAAATGGCAAACGAGTCAGAAACTGTTGCTTTGTTACCACTATGACTGCCAGCCCTCATTCTACCAGGAGCACCAATAAAGACAGGAACAGCATCAACAAGAACAGCATCAGGTAGCTTCCGTATTTAGGATGCAACTCTATTTAAGACCACCATTATTTAGGAACTTTAGAAACATATTTATACATTAGAAAATAtggcctttaaaagaaaaaacacaacacaacagtAAGATACTCTGCCACTTCATGAACACACAATATAGTTTGCAGTCTCATATTTCACTATGTCTTTTCTGCCTTAgcaaaaacaaaatgttttttcctacCTCAACTTGCAACAAAATATCTATGATAATGTCAGAAATGGAAGAATCCACTTCTAGTTTGGCAGAACAGAGAGACAGTTGTCGAATGAGACTGCCCAGTTCCTTGTAGTGGGTAGGAATCTGCTCCTCCGTTTGATCTGTAAACTGATTGGCAAATGCCTGCAAGGCTCGTACAGCTCCTCTGTGTGCTGCCGCCAATCGGGATACTGCTCGagactggaaaaattaaaaataaatgctttaatagCTATAGTGTCTATGAATACTGATACTATTCAAAGAATTCACAGAGAAATGCTCAGGCTTGGGATAATTCTGGCGGATATGAGGCCATTTGtgagacaaaacaaaacaggcatttAAGTAATCAACTAAAGGTACTACACAACAGTACTGGTATCAAGTATCATGCTAGCTTCAGATAAAATAGCCTGGTTATAACGCATTCTGATGTTTCTACTACCTACGCCAACAGAGTACTGTAGTCACAGGCTTGACCCTAACATGCAACAATTGCACAAACATATAACATTCTCCATCCTCCAgtttttcttacagaagaaaatacaattcaTGGAAAAGCACAAGAGAACAACAGGACAATACTGGCCTAACAGTAGGCATGATCTCAGTACTATCTTTCTGAAAGATGCtgggcagagaagaaaatcagaaaggggGCTGATAAGACCGAGTGACatcaacagaagttaaaaaagtAGTCAAGAGTAGAACACAGTGTTATTCAGAAAAGGAAGTGGAATGTAGAAGGAATTAGAAGCCACATAAAAGCTGAAGACCAACAGCCGTTCTCTCCAGTTTACTGTAGACAGATAAGAACTGAGGAGGGAAGCAGCAAAGGCAGTATCAGACCAAGTGAGACAGACTTCTGTGAGAGTGAGATGAAAGGTGCAAGATACAAAGAAAATCTCCCTTCTGGAGAGGGCTTAGGTGTACCCTAGACAATCAAACGCAATTAGCTAGAAAACTTTCTGTCAATAAGTTACTCACAGCCTGAAGGATAATTACATCTTACCTTTTTAGTATGTTTGATTTTATGAGGACTCAGTTTCTCTAAATCATCCTGAATTTCTTTTACCTGTTTatcaggaaaggagagggagaggagaaagtcAGTCAGAATTAGCTCCATGTCTATAAATGAACAATTAATCTTCACTGTAACATCTGAGTGAAAGTCCAATTTTTCCAACAGTGATGCTCATCTCTCTGTCCAACTATGAGAGAAATTAGTCACACCATTCAGATCTAAACTAGAATGCCATGGAAGTCCAAAGATAACCCGATCAAATTTCTCTTGTTTCAGTTCACTTCTGTCAAATTCATCACAATAAACTAGCTACTGTACATCCCAATTTAAAAGGCTGGTTCCTACCTGTTGCTGGAGCATGTACAGCATCCGAGCTGACTGTGCAGCTTGTTTCTGTCTCCTAGAGCACATTTGTCGCTTTTTATCAGGATctaaaatttttctctctctccctaaaaagcatgaaatacaaagttttatgTCTTAATTTAACCTGTGGAAAATCCCTATTAAGCCATGATAACAAACATAATTTAGCAGCAAGCCTCTTTCATGGAGAACAAATACACAATGTTTCATATATTTTGCATGGCTCCCTTGAGCAGTAATGCAAGCTAGTTATTTTAACTCTACATCATGTTTCTATTTAGAATTTGACTAAACATTCTTATAAAATATGGCTTATTACTTATACCTTACAAAATCACATGACCCCTTAGTTTTATGACAAAGTTGCAGGTAAAGCACTCAAAGTTAGGAACGATTAAACCTCTGGCTAGTTATTACAAAAGAACCAATGCAGCATATactggggctggctgggatggagttcgtTTTCTTCACAGTCACCAGTATGGTGCTGTTTGGGATTATGAACAGTGTTCATAAACCAGTGCTGATAACACTCCAGTGTTTTGGCTATCGCTAAGCAGTACTTGCACAGCACTAAGGCTTTCTGTTTTTTCAATTATGTCCTGCCAGTGCataggctgggggtgtgcaagaagctgggaggggacgcagccaggacagttgaccccaaccgaccaaagggataaTCCATGCCatgcacagcaataaaaaaacTGAGTTTTTTTGGGAGAAGATAGCCATTGCTCATAGATTGGCTGGGCATTGGGTCTACTTGTGGAAGGtagtgagtgattgcctttgcatcacttgttttgtttcttctttc
This DNA window, taken from Mycteria americana isolate JAX WOST 10 ecotype Jacksonville Zoo and Gardens chromosome 15, USCA_MyAme_1.0, whole genome shotgun sequence, encodes the following:
- the KIAA0753 gene encoding protein moonraker isoform X4, giving the protein MFSVVSEERLKLAIQLAKRDIKRRHLEEQVKQQVFGEAVNKPLSAQKSQQQKTEVFESPENKNALMSQTRLKYQQKLGQPSKVETTTSGAKIYLYTPNEGRLVPAVLDSPPTHDTGPDPRPNVNKKEDENMQEVRRLQKELRSYVQKIEELTKKGRERKILDPDKKRQMCSRRQKQAAQSARMLYMLQQQVKEIQDDLEKLSPHKIKHTKKSRAVSRLAAAHRGAVRALQAFANQFTDQTEEQIPTHYKELGSLIRQLSLCSAKLEVDSSISDIIIDILLQVEDLNSLLEKKQTPKKVKKCISASQGKSPRNTETFPARKQLTSPKGENKPLILKGQYGQEPRKPPAARSLLTAVQKANSCAHTWHNKFREENDPPTPERNATLQGSTDPLMRARDVKKDPILDSGPLKKKSVLLPAKSQGMLKSLKSRQVQPQRKHARFQETTIAFQLKENKRLVKESRMPCVPPNPTSPPVSPKRLAWLEAESSRRVKALTDLCRGETKKIQKLRSQSAAPTQYADKVEKAVRERLEPLLDRTQQVAENADILSEKVLDDLLEDTAQELWSMEQHERVQTEALPMADTHSLESMLQRMEEIERYQEAVRRRFTQVVYSDSEFWAQEDKMKQQIASIAKRPTSPHPIQITTLIGRTEPEMDILFEKLSDGNDIDENKEAEEKLQTGNDVLQPLTWNSLQKECHVSLSVPKHMLQSILDYNSRYKHHLKLISHEAVGSFNPWQIAESLAEQLTEEALCDVAAELQDVCEDYAEAVFTSEFLQPAQ